A single region of the Nocardioides ochotonae genome encodes:
- a CDS encoding deoxyguanosinetriphosphate triphosphohydrolase produces MSLDPLALYDAADRERLVPEPPKRVDAPARTPFERDRARVVHAAASRRLAGKTQVVGPQTDDFVRNRLTHSLEVAQVARDITRALGGLPDIAETAALAHDLGHPPFGHNGEQVLAELSEDCGGFEGNAQTLRLLTRLEAKTFDDTGRSVGLNLTRATLDACTKYPWRRLAAGDPSGVHADGTPRFVRKFGVYDDDLPVFDWMRRGAPQGTRTCVEAQVMDLADDVAYSVHDVEDGVVADRVDLTSLDRAAVWETVRAWYVPEAEDAELDAVLTGLSAIDSWPTVAYDGSRRAQAALKNLTSDLVGRFCGAVQHATFTAGEGPFVRHRADLVVPRTTMLEIAVLKGIAAHYVMQAEDRVRLMERQRELIMGLVARLAHRGPDELQRAFVDDWHAAADDAARLRVVIDQVASLTDASAVAWHERLSGRTS; encoded by the coding sequence ATGTCTCTCGACCCCCTCGCCCTGTACGACGCCGCGGACCGCGAACGTCTGGTGCCCGAACCCCCCAAGCGCGTCGACGCGCCCGCACGCACGCCGTTCGAGCGCGACCGGGCGCGGGTGGTGCACGCGGCCGCGTCGCGGCGCCTCGCCGGCAAGACCCAGGTGGTCGGGCCGCAGACCGACGACTTCGTGCGCAACCGGCTCACCCACAGCCTCGAGGTCGCGCAGGTGGCGCGCGACATCACCCGGGCGCTGGGCGGCCTGCCCGACATCGCCGAGACCGCTGCGCTCGCCCACGACCTGGGCCACCCGCCGTTCGGCCACAACGGCGAGCAGGTGCTCGCCGAGCTGAGCGAGGACTGCGGCGGGTTCGAGGGCAACGCCCAGACGCTGCGCCTGCTGACCCGCCTCGAGGCCAAGACCTTCGACGACACCGGTCGCTCGGTGGGGCTCAACCTCACCCGCGCGACCCTCGACGCCTGCACCAAGTACCCCTGGCGTCGACTCGCCGCGGGCGACCCGAGTGGCGTGCACGCCGACGGCACACCGCGCTTCGTGCGCAAGTTCGGCGTCTACGACGACGACCTCCCGGTCTTCGACTGGATGCGCCGCGGCGCGCCGCAGGGCACCCGCACCTGCGTGGAGGCGCAGGTGATGGACCTCGCCGACGACGTCGCCTACTCGGTCCACGACGTCGAGGACGGCGTGGTCGCGGACCGCGTCGACCTGACCAGCCTGGACCGGGCGGCGGTGTGGGAGACGGTGCGGGCCTGGTACGTCCCCGAGGCCGAGGACGCCGAGCTCGACGCGGTGCTCACGGGCCTGAGCGCCATCGACAGCTGGCCCACGGTGGCCTACGACGGCAGCCGGCGCGCGCAGGCGGCGTTGAAGAACCTCACCAGCGACCTGGTCGGCCGCTTCTGCGGTGCGGTCCAGCACGCGACGTTCACCGCGGGGGAGGGCCCCTTCGTGCGGCACCGCGCCGACCTGGTCGTGCCGCGCACGACGATGCTGGAGATCGCGGTGCTCAAGGGGATCGCCGCGCACTACGTCATGCAGGCCGAGGATCGGGTGCGGCTGATGGAGCGCCAGCGTGAGCTGATCATGGGCCTGGTGGCCAGGCTGGCGCACCGGGGACCCGACGAGCTCCAGCGCGCGTTCGTCGACGACTGGCACGCCGCGGCCGACGACGCCGCTCGGCTGCGGGTGGTCATCGACCAGGTCGCGTCGCTGACCGACGCGAGCGCGGTGGCGTGGCACGAGCGGCTGAGCGGACGCACCTCCTGA
- a CDS encoding 2-hydroxyacid dehydrogenase, whose protein sequence is MTAPLVWLPFDPELLGDPPAGLRYEVVDPTAEVPDSVGDVAFYVTPYRMSPDVGDVLPQMRSLEVVQTLSAGVDNVRSRVPQGVTLCNGRGIHDTSTAELTLTLILSSLRGVPEFVRAHDRHEWAFEWRPALADKRVLLVGHGAIGEAIEARLLPFEVEVVRVARTAREGVHAFTELPELVPDADVVVLIVPLTDETRGLVDADFLARMKDGALLVNVARGAVVVTDDLLAELRSGRLRAAVDVADVEPVPADSPLWEVPNLLISPHVGGASSAMWPRAHRLVRDQLHRFAAGEPLANVMTGDY, encoded by the coding sequence GTGACCGCACCCCTCGTCTGGCTGCCCTTCGACCCCGAGCTCCTCGGCGACCCGCCTGCGGGGCTGCGCTACGAGGTGGTCGACCCGACCGCCGAGGTCCCGGACTCGGTCGGTGACGTGGCGTTCTACGTCACGCCGTACCGGATGAGCCCCGACGTCGGGGACGTGCTGCCGCAGATGCGCAGCCTGGAGGTCGTGCAGACCCTCTCCGCGGGCGTGGACAACGTGCGCAGCCGGGTGCCGCAGGGCGTCACCCTGTGCAACGGTCGCGGGATCCACGACACCTCGACCGCCGAGCTCACGCTCACGCTGATCCTCTCCTCGCTGCGCGGCGTGCCGGAGTTCGTCCGGGCCCACGACCGGCACGAGTGGGCCTTCGAGTGGCGCCCCGCGCTGGCCGACAAGCGGGTGCTGCTGGTCGGACACGGTGCCATCGGCGAGGCGATCGAGGCCCGGCTGCTGCCCTTCGAGGTCGAGGTGGTCCGCGTCGCGCGGACCGCGCGCGAGGGCGTGCACGCCTTCACCGAGCTCCCCGAACTGGTGCCGGACGCCGACGTGGTGGTGCTGATCGTGCCGCTGACCGACGAGACCCGCGGCCTGGTCGACGCCGACTTCCTGGCCCGGATGAAGGACGGCGCGCTGCTGGTCAACGTGGCCCGCGGTGCGGTGGTGGTCACCGACGACCTGCTCGCCGAGCTGCGCTCCGGGCGGCTGCGGGCCGCCGTCGACGTCGCCGACGTCGAGCCGGTCCCGGCCGACAGTCCTCTGTGGGAGGTGCCGAACCTGCTGATCAGCCCGCACGTCGGCGGGGCGAGCAGCGCGATGTGGCCGCGTGCGCACCGGCTGGTGCGCGACCAGCTGCACCGCTTCGCGGCGGGGGAGCCGCTGGCCAACGTGATGACCGGGGACTACTGA
- a CDS encoding DUF72 domain-containing protein produces MGRIRVGISGWTYAGWRGDFYPKGLPQRLELAHAASRLSSVEINGSFYSLQRPTSYAAWREQTPDDFEFAVKGGRFITHMKKLRDVEVPLANFFASGVLGLGPQLGPVLWQLPATLPFDAERLDHFFTLLPRTTEEAAVLARQHDAKVPEDRALTVAEDVRPIRHVLEFRSESFCTEESFELMRRHDIGCVVADTAGRFPKAEVVTSDVVYVRLHGDTELYTSGYSPEALEGWAARCREWAREQDVYVYFDNDAKGFAPHDAVALSALLGL; encoded by the coding sequence ATGGGACGGATCCGGGTCGGCATCTCAGGGTGGACCTACGCCGGGTGGCGCGGTGACTTCTATCCGAAGGGCCTGCCGCAGCGTCTCGAGCTCGCCCACGCGGCCAGTCGGCTGAGCTCGGTGGAGATCAACGGCTCCTTCTACTCCCTCCAGCGCCCCACGTCGTACGCCGCGTGGCGCGAGCAGACCCCCGACGACTTCGAGTTCGCGGTCAAGGGCGGCCGGTTCATCACCCACATGAAGAAGCTGCGCGACGTCGAGGTCCCGCTGGCGAACTTCTTCGCCTCCGGCGTGCTCGGCCTCGGCCCCCAGCTCGGCCCGGTGCTGTGGCAGCTCCCCGCCACGCTGCCCTTCGACGCCGAGCGCCTCGACCACTTCTTCACCCTGCTGCCCCGCACCACGGAGGAGGCCGCTGTCCTAGCGCGCCAGCACGACGCGAAGGTCCCCGAGGACCGCGCCCTCACCGTCGCCGAGGACGTCCGCCCGATCCGGCACGTGCTGGAGTTCCGCAGCGAGTCGTTCTGCACCGAGGAGTCCTTCGAGCTGATGCGCCGCCACGACATCGGCTGCGTCGTCGCCGACACCGCCGGCCGCTTCCCCAAGGCCGAGGTGGTCACCAGCGACGTCGTCTACGTGCGCCTGCACGGCGACACCGAGCTCTACACCAGCGGCTACTCCCCCGAGGCGCTCGAGGGCTGGGCGGCACGCTGCCGCGAGTGGGCGCGCGAGCAGGACGTCTACGTCTACTTCGACAACGACGCCAAGGGCTTCGCCCCGCACGATGCCGTCGCGCTCAGCGCGCTGCTCGGACTCTGA
- the dnaG gene encoding DNA primase — translation MAGRIREESISEVREKARIDEVVSSYVTLRNAGGGSQKGLCPFHDEKSPSFQVTPSRGFYFCFGCQKGGDVINFLMEVEALSFAESVERLADKFGVQLKREEGDERVDRPKGPQRSKLLEAHRVAQEFYAEQLLTPEARVARQFLSDRGFDQAAAETFGVGFAPRGGEDLFRHLRARGFSEEELVVGGLVARGRSPYDRFRGRLLWPIREASGETIGFGARRIFDDDRIDAKYLNTSETPIYKKSHVLYGLDLARKEIARTTQAVVVEGYTDVMACHLAGVGTAVATCGTAFGDDHAKVLRRFLHDHEEFRGEVIFTFDGDAAGQKAALRAFQGDQNFVSQTYVAVEPDGLDPCDLRLQKGDEAVRELVAKRTPLYRFVLSNIVSKYDLDRADGRIDALREGARLVSSVRDRSKVDAFARELAQMIGVDPDQARGEVQRAAKRPADLPGQRRQPVRSAAAEAPAAPPRRRLPDLRDPRFGLERETLKLVVQHPMAIGRTTSEVGPEDFTHPTYRGVWAVVAAQGGPAAGSGDTGWAARLRDAATEPDVSSAISALAVEPLLTAKDPDAAYVALHVNRLLELTALRRIAEVKSRLQRTNPVEHPTEYNKMFGELAALEQHRRALRDRIIGAA, via the coding sequence GTGGCAGGCCGGATCCGCGAGGAGAGCATCAGCGAGGTGCGCGAGAAGGCGCGCATCGATGAGGTCGTCTCCTCCTACGTGACGCTTCGCAACGCTGGTGGTGGCTCGCAGAAGGGCCTGTGTCCCTTCCACGACGAGAAGTCCCCGTCGTTCCAGGTCACCCCGAGCCGGGGCTTCTACTTCTGCTTCGGCTGCCAGAAGGGCGGCGACGTCATCAACTTCCTCATGGAGGTCGAGGCGCTGTCCTTCGCGGAGTCCGTCGAGCGGCTCGCCGACAAGTTCGGCGTGCAGCTCAAGCGCGAGGAGGGCGACGAGCGAGTCGACCGACCGAAGGGGCCGCAGCGCAGCAAGCTGCTGGAGGCGCACCGCGTCGCCCAGGAGTTCTACGCCGAGCAGCTGCTCACCCCGGAGGCCCGGGTCGCGCGCCAGTTCCTCTCCGACCGCGGCTTCGACCAGGCGGCCGCCGAGACCTTCGGCGTCGGCTTCGCCCCGCGCGGCGGCGAGGACCTCTTCCGCCACCTGCGCGCCCGCGGGTTCAGCGAGGAGGAGCTGGTCGTCGGTGGCCTGGTCGCGCGCGGGCGCTCGCCGTACGACCGCTTCCGCGGCCGGCTGCTGTGGCCGATCCGGGAGGCCAGCGGGGAGACCATCGGGTTCGGCGCGCGCCGGATCTTCGACGACGACCGCATCGACGCCAAGTACCTCAACACCTCCGAGACGCCGATCTACAAGAAGAGCCACGTGCTCTACGGCCTCGACCTGGCCCGCAAGGAGATCGCCCGCACCACCCAGGCGGTGGTGGTGGAGGGCTACACCGACGTGATGGCCTGCCACCTCGCCGGCGTCGGCACCGCGGTCGCCACCTGCGGCACCGCCTTCGGCGACGACCACGCCAAGGTGCTGCGCCGCTTCCTGCACGACCACGAGGAGTTCCGCGGCGAGGTCATCTTCACCTTCGACGGCGACGCCGCCGGTCAGAAGGCCGCGCTGCGGGCCTTCCAGGGCGATCAGAACTTCGTCTCCCAGACCTACGTCGCGGTCGAGCCCGACGGCCTCGACCCGTGTGACTTGCGCCTGCAGAAGGGCGACGAGGCGGTGCGCGAGCTGGTCGCCAAGCGGACCCCGCTGTACCGCTTCGTGCTGAGCAACATCGTCAGCAAGTACGACCTGGACCGCGCCGACGGGCGCATCGACGCGCTGCGCGAGGGCGCCCGGCTGGTCTCGAGCGTCCGCGACCGCTCCAAGGTCGACGCGTTCGCCCGTGAGCTGGCCCAGATGATCGGCGTGGACCCCGACCAGGCGCGCGGCGAGGTGCAGCGCGCGGCCAAGCGGCCCGCGGACCTGCCGGGCCAGCGCCGGCAGCCGGTCCGGTCCGCGGCCGCCGAGGCGCCCGCCGCTCCGCCGCGACGCCGGCTGCCCGACCTGCGCGACCCGCGGTTCGGCCTCGAGCGCGAGACCCTCAAGCTCGTCGTGCAGCACCCGATGGCGATCGGGCGCACCACCTCCGAGGTCGGTCCCGAGGACTTCACCCACCCGACCTATCGCGGGGTGTGGGCGGTGGTGGCCGCCCAGGGTGGCCCGGCCGCCGGGTCCGGCGACACCGGCTGGGCCGCGCGGCTGCGCGACGCCGCCACCGAGCCCGACGTCTCCTCCGCGATCAGCGCGCTCGCCGTCGAGCCGCTGCTCACCGCGAAGGACCCGGACGCCGCCTACGTCGCGCTGCACGTCAACCGGCTGCTCGAGCTGACCGCGCTGCGCCGCATCGCCGAGGTCAAGTCGCGCCTGCAGCGCACCAACCCGGTCGAGCACCCGACCGAGTACAACAAGATGTTCGGCGAGCTCGCCGCCCTCGAGCAGCACCGGCGCGCGCTGCGCGACCGGATCATCGGGGCCGCATGA
- a CDS encoding phospholipase D family protein: protein MAVRPHHAASWLLNAHERGNRATRLDARHPEGTAWSSGNRARPLVDGASYFADLHERLEATRAGDLVLFTDWQGNPDQQLTDDPDSTIVEVLGRALDRGVDVRALVWRSHPGRLGYSADEHRDLGRRLQRRGADVVLDMRVRANGSHHQKMVVVRHRDDPARDVAYVGGLDLCHGRRDDSTHHGDPQGEPISAEYGERPAWHDVQVALEGPVVHDVETVFRERWEDTTPPTRSPLRRRRDAALRLDEERRPLPPQAPPPPPLEEDHTVQLLRTYPRLGPGWAYDFAPDGERSVARGYSKAVGAARSLIYLEDQFLWGREMSDVLVAALQDNPGLRLVCVLPHFPDQDGWFARDPQIVGRLRAIRRLQLQFNERVAFYGLENEAGTPVYVHAKVCVIDDVWTSVGSDNFCRRSWTHDSELSAVVLDEEPEGGYGQWLRLRLAAEHLDRMESQELAAVSATHEPKLFDVMADCVDAQAQFELFAQSADALDAWHAGGRRGPRPAGRLRRLPTPTLPVARQLLAAPWYRYLHDPDGRPGRMRRRRTF, encoded by the coding sequence ATGGCCGTCCGCCCCCACCACGCAGCGAGCTGGCTGCTGAACGCCCACGAGCGCGGCAATCGGGCCACCCGCCTCGACGCGCGGCACCCGGAGGGCACCGCGTGGTCGTCGGGCAACCGGGCGCGGCCGCTGGTGGACGGGGCGTCGTACTTCGCCGACCTCCACGAGCGCCTCGAGGCGACCCGTGCCGGCGACCTGGTGCTGTTCACCGACTGGCAGGGCAACCCCGACCAGCAGCTCACCGACGACCCCGACAGCACCATCGTGGAGGTGCTCGGCCGCGCCCTCGACCGCGGCGTCGACGTGCGTGCCCTGGTCTGGCGCTCCCACCCCGGCCGCCTGGGCTACAGCGCCGACGAGCACCGCGACCTCGGCCGGCGGCTGCAGCGGCGCGGCGCCGACGTGGTCCTCGACATGCGGGTGCGCGCCAACGGCTCGCACCACCAGAAGATGGTGGTGGTGCGCCACCGCGACGACCCCGCCCGTGACGTCGCCTACGTCGGCGGCCTGGACCTGTGCCACGGGCGCCGCGACGACTCGACCCACCACGGCGACCCGCAGGGCGAGCCGATCTCCGCCGAGTACGGCGAGCGCCCGGCGTGGCACGACGTGCAGGTCGCGCTGGAGGGCCCGGTGGTCCACGACGTCGAGACGGTCTTCCGCGAGCGCTGGGAGGACACCACGCCGCCGACGCGCAGCCCGCTGCGACGCCGCCGCGACGCCGCGCTGCGCCTCGACGAGGAGCGCCGCCCGCTGCCGCCGCAGGCGCCCCCGCCTCCCCCGCTGGAGGAGGACCACACCGTGCAGCTGCTGCGCACCTACCCCCGCCTCGGCCCCGGCTGGGCCTACGACTTCGCCCCCGACGGCGAGCGCTCGGTCGCCCGTGGCTACAGCAAGGCCGTCGGCGCCGCCCGGTCGCTGATCTACCTCGAGGACCAGTTCCTGTGGGGTCGCGAGATGAGCGACGTACTCGTCGCGGCCCTGCAGGACAACCCCGGACTGCGCCTGGTCTGCGTGCTCCCCCACTTCCCCGACCAGGACGGCTGGTTCGCCCGCGACCCGCAGATCGTGGGCCGACTACGCGCGATCCGCCGCCTCCAGCTCCAGTTCAACGAGCGGGTCGCGTTCTACGGCCTGGAGAACGAGGCGGGGACACCCGTCTACGTCCACGCCAAGGTCTGCGTCATCGACGACGTCTGGACCTCGGTCGGGTCCGACAACTTCTGCCGCCGCTCCTGGACCCACGACTCCGAGCTGTCAGCGGTCGTGCTGGACGAGGAGCCCGAGGGCGGCTACGGGCAGTGGCTGCGGCTCCGGCTCGCGGCAGAGCACCTGGACCGGATGGAGTCCCAGGAGCTCGCCGCGGTGAGCGCGACGCACGAGCCGAAGCTGTTCGACGTGATGGCCGACTGCGTCGACGCCCAGGCGCAGTTCGAGCTCTTCGCTCAGAGCGCCGACGCCCTGGACGCCTGGCACGCGGGCGGACGCCGCGGCCCCCGGCCCGCCGGCCGGCTGCGCCGCCTGCCCACGCCCACGCTCCCGGTCGCGCGCCAGCTGCTGGCCGCGCCGTGGTATCGCTATCTGCACGACCCC